The Lewinella sp. 4G2 nucleotide sequence AGCGGTCAACTGAAGAAGGTTGGCCTTGTCGATGAGCATCTGCTCGTCCTTAGCGCGGGTATTCTTTGCGCCGAAGTAGTTGCGGAAACCGTCGGCCATTGGCTCGAGGGCGTTGAAGCTTTCCACGTCGGTCATCTCCTGGGTAGCGTCGGTACGGCCGGGGGTGAAGGGTACTTCGATGTCGAATCCACCCTCCTTAGCGGCAGCTTCGAGGCCGGCGGCGCCCGCGAGTACGATCGTATCCGCCAGGCTGATCTGCTTACCGCCGGACTGGGCGCCGTTGAACTCCTTACGTACGCCCTCCAGCGTATCGAGTACGGTAGCCAATTGGCTGGGATTGTTGACTTCCCAGTTCTTTTGGGGCAACAGCGCAACGCGAGCGCCATTGGCACCACCACGCTTGTCCGAACCGCGGAAGGTCGAGGCAGAAGCCCAGGCCGTGGAAATCAACTGGCTGTTGGTCAGACCCGCAGCGAGGATGCGGCGCTTCAGTTCGGTAGCATCCGCATCGTTAATGAGTTCGTGGTCGACGGCAGGGACGGGGTCCTGCCAGAGTAGTGTCTCTTCCGGTACTTCGGGGCCGAGGTAACGATCCTTGGGGCCCATGTCGCGGTGCATCAGTTTGAACCAGGCGCGGGCGAAGGCATCGGCGAATTCCTCGGGGTTCTCCAGGAAGTGGCGGGAGATCTTGTTGTATTCCGGGTCCACGCGCAGGGCGAGGTCGGTAGTAAGCATGAAGGGCTGGTGGGTCTTTCCTTCGATGTGGGCGTCGGGCACGGTTCCGGCACCGCCACCGTCGACGGGCCTCCACTGCCAGGCACCGGCGGGGGATTTGTACTTCTCCCATTCGTACTTGAAGAGGTGGGTGAAGTAGTCGTGCGTCCATTCGGCGGGCTTGGTCGTCCAGGCACCTTCCAGGCCGGAGGTAATGGTGTGCTCACCGGCGCCGGATTCAAAGTTGTTTTTCCAACCGGTGCTCATTTCCGCCATGGGTGCGCCGGCGGGTTCCTTACCGACGTACTTTTCGGGGTCGGCAGCACCGTGGGTTTTCCCGAAGGTGTGGCCACCGGCGATGAGGGCGACGGTTTCGTAGTCGTTCATGGCCATGCGGCCAAAGGTTTCGCGAATGTCCTTGGCGGAGGCTTCCGGGTCAGGGTTACCGTTGGGGCCTTCGGGGTTGACGTAGATGAGGCCCATGTGCGCGGCGGCGAGGGGTTGCTCGAGGGTGCCGTTGGCGTATCGCTCGTCGTTGCCCAACCATTCGGTTTCGCTACCCCAGTAGACGTCCTGGGCGGGTTCCCAAATATCTTCGCGGCCACCACCGAAGCCAAAGGGCTTGAAGTTCATGGTTTCCAGCGCGACGTTACCGGTGAGGACGAGAAGGTCGGCCCAGCTCAGTTTTTGGCCGTACTTCTGTTTGATGGGCCAGAGGAGGAGGCGGGCCTTGTCCAAGTTCGCGTTATCGGGCCAGCTGTTGAGGGGGGCAAAGCGTTGGTCACCGGAGCCAGCGCCACCGCGTCCGTCCGCAATGCGGTAAGTACCGGCCGCGTGCCAGGCCATCCGGATAAAGAAGGGGCCGTAGTGGCCGTAGTCGGCGGGCCACCAGTCCTGGCTGTCCGTCATCAGATCCGCGAGGTCTTTCTTGACGGCGGCGAGGTCCAGGGTTTTAAATTCTTCAGCGTAGTTGAAATCGGGGCCTACGGGGTTAGATTCCACGGCGTGCTGGCGCAAGACGCCAACTTTGAGGGCATTGGGCCACCACTGGGTATTGGTGGTGCCGCCGCCGGCCGCCTGATTGTGTTGGCCGCCGAGGAAGGGGCAGCGGCTGGAATCATTCATGTTCCAGACATTGGTGTTTTGGGCGCCTTTATCGCCGTGGGGACTTTCCATAGTGCTATAATTTTAATTGTAGTCCGCGAAAATAACAATCTCGCAGCGGGTGTGCTAACAAGGGGGAGCCAGATTGGGTTGGCCCCTAAAGGCAGTTTGTTGGGGAATTTTGGTGGGATGACGCTCACCGTCACAATCGCCAATTCCAAGCATTAAGTGGCTGAAAATTCCACAGCATTCTCCGTGGTTACCTAACGGCTTAGCGCTATTCATATCGACTCCGGAATGCTCACCCCCGCCGAATCCGGTAGCCATTGAAGTTAGCCGCTGATTTCTGTTGCGCCGCCCAGACGGCAAAGGGGGCGCCGATCAGGATGGCGGAGATCAGGATCCAGCCCATGTAGAACAAGACTAGCATCAGGATAGCGACAATCACGCCAACGACTATTGGAATGACCTTATTCGGAGCCGCGGAAATATCATTCGGGTGGATCGTTTTCGACTCGTGGCAGTGGCTACAGGTAACGCGCAGTTCCGTGCCGTCCTCCCGCTCGAGTTCTACCCGGTCGGTGGCATAAGACTTGTAGCGGGTATCCTCGTGGCAGTTAGTACAAGTGAAGTAGGGGGCGTTCATGGTTGGTAGCGAGGTGAGTGGCTCAAGATAATGATCGGCACTTAGTGGGCAAAAAAGAGAGCCGGTGAAGAAAACCCCAATGGAGATTCTACCGGCTCTACCTACAAACCTACTTCGCAATAATTGTACCCCTGTATGCGGCGGCGGGGAGCTCCGTTACTGTGGGCAAAGAAAAAGTCGATGGGGGAGGTGGGAACTACCCATCCGGGTAGGTTATGAGCTGCGGTTAACATTCACCTTTACGGCTACCGATTAATAAGCGTCGCAGCCCCGGATAACGGGGCCGTTCGCAACACCTCCACCCGATTGTTACCAGTAACCATTTCTTTCTCCGGGGCTATTATCCGCGCCATCAATGCGTCGGAACACCTAAATGGCTTATATTCACCTGCATACATTATGGAGCGCACTGTCAAAAGCATTCTGATTGTAGAGGATGAGGCCATCATTGCCCTGGAGATTGAATTGGCTCTCCGCCAACTCGGATACCGAGTGGTGGGGAAGGCCGCCAACGGCGACAAAGCGCTGGATCTCCTGGCCAGCACCAACCCCGATCTCGTACTGCTGGACATCGACATTAAGGGCACCCTGAACGGCGTGGACCTGGCGCGCATCATCCGCAGCAACTACCATTTCCCCTTCGTGTTCCTGACGGCGCTCTCGGACCGGGCCACCCTGAATAGTCTACGGGATACGCTGCCCTACGGCTACATCGTCAAACCCTTCAACGAGAGTGATCTATACACGACGATCGAGATTGCACTGGATAAATTTAAGGCGGAACATCAGCCCAGTTTTCCGAGTAGGGAAGCGCTCAACAGTCAATTGCCCGAGCCCTTATCGGAGCGGGAATACGAGGTGCTGCGCCACATCGATGAGGGGTACGCCTACCGGGAAATCGCGGACCGGCTCTTCGTGAGCGTAAATACCATCAAGCACCACCAGAAGTCCCTTTTTGCTAAAATGCAACTTCATTCCCGCCACCAGGTGAGCCATTACCTGCGTAACCTCGATAGCTCAATTTGAACCTTCCGCTATGCGTAATCGACCCGTCCTTTCCTACAGCCTATTGTTGCTTGCTCTCTTCCTGGGCACCTGCGCCAGCGCCCAAACGGAGGATAAGCGAGCGGACCTGTCCCTCCTAGGTAAACGGCTAAGTAAGGAAGTGCCCGGATCCGACGCCGCCGCGGCCGTGCTCGATACCATCCGGCAAGTGAGTGAAGAACTGGGTACGGACTTCAGCAAGGCCTACTACCTCGAGCAGCGCGTGATCGCTAACCAGCACAAAATGGACACCGCAGAAATGCGGCAGATCCTGGAGGAAGCGCTTGCGCTCTACGAAAAGGATGCCGACGACTCCGGCCGTGCCCGTGTATATGGCCGCCTGGGTTACGTGGGGTTCCGCAGCCGCAACTACCTCATGGTGTACGAGATGGCCGCCGAACAACTCAAAGCCGCTAAACTGGCTAAGGACGATCAGCAGATCGGTACGGCCCTGGGAAATCTGGGGCTCTCCAGCAAATTGATCGGCAATAAACCGCAAGCCCGGCGCTACTACCTGGAAAGCATCGAACACGCCAAGCGTACCAGTGATACGATCTCTATGGTAAAAAGCTACCACAACCTTGGCAATCTGCACCCGGGGAAAGACCCGGCACAGATCGATAGCTCCTTAATGTACGGTAAACTGGCTACCGACCTGTTGCTGGTTTTCAACCCAAACGACCACGATATGCTCGCCCGCCGCTACGGGGCTGACGGAAGAGCATACATCAGACGTGGCGACCTCGTTCGGGGCCGCGAGATGATTGAGCGCTCACTTGAAATGTACCGAAAAGCGGGTGACCCGCTGTACGTTTTTGGCGAAACCCACTATCTCGGTCGGGTGAACCGTAAACTAGGCAATCTGAAGGAAGCCGGCCGCTTACTATTTGATGCGGCGGAGCAGTTAAAGAGCGTCCCACGAGCAGACCCGAGCTATTTGTACTCGGAACTCGGGCTATACTACCGAGAAATTGAGCAAGCTGATAGCACGGCAAAGTACATGGGGATGTACGCTGATGCCATCAGGGATCAGAGCAAGGACAAACAGGCTGCCAAAATCGCCTCCCTCGAGACCAAATTCCGCACCCAGGAGCAACGCGCCGAAATCGAACGCCTCGCCCTGGAGGATGAGCTGAACGAAGTGCGCATCACTCGCCAGCGCCAGTGGCTTGTACTCGCCGGCCTGGCCGTCATCCTCATCAGTCTGTTGGCCTACCGCCTCCTGCGGCAACGCAAGCGGATCGCGGCCCAGAACGACCAGATCTCCCTCGCCCTGGGGCAAAAGGAAATGCTCATCCGGGAGATCCATCACCGGGTGAAGAACAACCTCCAACTCGTTTCCAGCTTGCTCTCCCTGCAGAGCCGTTACCTGGAAGACGAAGGGGCCGTAGCTGCCCTTAAAATGGGTAACAGCCGGGTGCGAAGCATGGCGCTCATTCACCAGCGGCTGTATCTCGAAGATGAGGTGAACACCCGCGTCAACGCCAAGGATTACTTCGAAAAGCTGGCCGACGAACTGGTCGGCAACCTCTCCGGGCCGGGCCGGGACCTCTCCCTCTCCGTTCGCGTCGAGAACCTCGATCTCGACATCGACACCATCATCCCCCTTGGCCTCATCGCCAACGAGTTACTGACGAACGCGCTGAAGTACGCCTGGGCCGAAGGGCAACCGGGCCATTTGGTCCTGGCGCTGTCGCAGGTGCCGGGTGAGGACCAACTCCGCCTCATCGTTGAGGATGACGGCGTAGGGATTAAGGGTGACCCGGTAGAGAACCCGTCATCCTTCGGCTATTTATTGATCAGTAGCCTGGTGGGGCAACTGGAAGGAAAGATCGAGGTGAATAGTGAGGGTGGGGGGACGAGCGTAGTGGTGACGGCGCCGCGAGCGGTTTGATTTGCCAGCCATTTAGTGATGTACTTCGGGGGTGATCAGTAGGCTAGTGAGTAACGAATTGAAGACGGCCACCCAACGCGGGCGACGCTGAAAAGCTCGTGTGTGGAGTATTCTTTAAATAATTGTGATGATCGTGCCGTCGGGGGTTGGTGAAAATTGTGACCAAAATGGTTTAATATTCTTACGAGCCCCCGCAAGCGTGACGGAATTGGCTACATTGAGGGTTATGCTATGAATGATTAGCTGCGCAGTGCGTCGTCGCTGAACCATCGTATTTTTACCAATTCTTTAGGTCTAGACTTTCAGGCTACACGACTATATCATAATCGCATGAAACAGCTTAACCATTCACGGTTTGGGAATAGGATCATCTACAGTTTAGTGATTCTACTGGCGGCGGCGGGGCTCTTTGCCGGCGTTTTGGAGGAATCTGTTAAGGGTGGCGTCCTCGAGTTAGGGACCGAATTAAACGTGAGCGCTGAGCCGAGCTCAATGCAATCCTTAGCTACAGAGAGTGCCAGGTTGGGTGGGCCCAATTTGGCTACTCATGCTTTTGGCGAAGACGGCGAGAACGTAACCGTTGCCGAAGAAGCCATGTGCGTCCCCCTGATTGTACTGGCTCCTACGCTATTAGTGGATGGGATATGCGCCCTCAGCACCACCCCCCTCGAAGGCCTCGCCCTCAACGTTGAGGACACCATCACCGGGGGAACCTTCACCTTCACTACCCAAAGGATCGACGGTGCCACGATGATAGCCGACGCGCCGGTGATAAACGCCACCTCGATCGACGGCACCCAGTTTAACCAGGGAGATTCCGTGGTCGTCACCGTTGCCTACGACGGCACGAACGCGATGACCGCCGATGGAATGATGGCCTGTGATACTACAATCGAGTACCGCCTCATCGTCGATAACGCATTTTGTGGCTGTGACCTGGCGATTGCCGACGTGCAGAGCGTCTGTACTTTCTCTACCGCCGATCAGCGTTCCACCTACGAGCTTACCGTGGAAGTTACCGCTGATGCCATTCTGGAAGGGGAGACCGTCAACCTTATTGTCGACGACGTACTCGTCGCTTCCGCCTCACTGACTTCCGGTAGCCTCACCTTTACCGACGTGCCCATCGATAACTTGCCGGGACTGGACATTAACGTAAAAGTTGCCCTCGATGACAACCCCGCCTGTGAATTTGAGCGCTTCATCGACCTCGTCGGCTGCTCCGGCCTTTGCGCTAACGCAACGGGTAGCAACGTAGTCGGTGGCCAGGTCTTCATTGACGACGACCTGGACGGAGAGCTGGACGGTAATGAAACAGGGCCTGGTTTGATCCGCATCCGAATCTACGACTGCAATGATAACTTGGTCCTGACGGACTTTACCGACGGGCAGGGCAACTGGTTCGTAAACACCCTCGATGCGGGTGAACAGTACCGCGTCGAGTTCGATACCCCCAGAAACCCTGAATTGGAAAGCTCCCTGAGTGGCCCCGACAATGGTTCCGAAGTGCAATTCATCACCGTCCCTACGCCAGACGGCGACGGTAATATCCGGGAATGTGGCATCAACTACGGCCTGACCAATCCCGCCCTTTACTGTCAGGATAACCCCTTGCTGCTGACTCCCTGTTACTACGTGGGTAACCAGAACCGCAGCAGCCCCGCCCTGATCGGCGTCTACTACGATGAGCCCGGAGGCACCAACCCCGAAAAGTTTGGCCTGCTCGCCGCCGAAGAGATTGGTACTACCTGGGGCGTAGCCTACCAACGCGATGAACGCAAGATCTACCTCGCCAGCGTCGTGCGTAACTATATGGACTACGGCCCCTTCGGCTTCGAGGCCATCTACGTCAGCGACTTCACGGACCCCGCCGGGGATACGGGCGCCGACCCCACGGTCTCCGCTCCTGGACGCATTTTGCTAGAAACGGACCTGGGTATTGATCTGGGTACGGACCCCCGCTCGGTTGCCATCACTTCTGACGGCAGCAACCCCTTTTTCGACAATGCCTACCTCGGCGTAGGTAAGGCCGGTATTGGCGATATCGACATTTCCGACGATGGGAATACGCTGTATGTCACCAACCTGAACGAGGCGGCGCGTAGCCTGGTCCGCATCGATGTAAGTGATCCCGACAACCCCACGCTAATCGACGAGATCGCCATCCCCAACCCCGGTTGTTCGGGCACGAATGACTTTGCGCCCTGGGCGATTAAGTATTACCAGGGTGAGGTTTACGTCGGCGTTACGTGTACGGCGGAAGACACGGGGAACCCAGCGGATATGTCCGCCACCGTTTACCGTTTTGACGGCACCACTTTCACCAGCATTGCGTCCGCCCCGCTTGATTACCAGCGTGGAGCGGCGACTTACCGGAGCAACGGTACGTTTGCCTCCGCCAATTGGCAGCCCTGGTCCAACACCTGGGACCCGGAGCAGTTGCCGCTACCTAGTAATCCAAATAGCCGGCCACGTAGGGACTTGGTCAGCCAGCCGATGCCTATTCTTCAGGATATTGAGTTTGGTGATGATGGCTCTTTGTACTTCAGTATCGGCGACCGCTTCAGTTTTATGGCGGCTTTTCTTCAACGGGAGTGGGGCACCACGGGCGGCGAAGTCTACACACCGGTAGCCGCTGGAGATCTCCTCCGATTCTGCGATGAAGGGGGGACTTACGTTGTGGAAGGCTCCGGCTCCTGCCCACAACCGGTTACGGATGCAGCCTCTCAGCAGATATCGGCCATTCCGGTGACTAACGAGTTTTTCGACGATAACTACATCAACCAATTCAACCCCCGGGCCGGCCACTCCGAGGCCTTACTTGGAGGGGTCACCACCGTTCCTGGGCGTAGTCAATTGGTGACCATTGCCTTTGACCCCATCGCCAATCGGGGGCCAGTCAATACTAGCGGTATTCGCTTTTACAACAATGACGGAAGCGTCAGCAAAGGGCTCGTGATCGTGCCCAGCAACGCCATTTCCAACAACGCAAAGGGCGGTAGCCTGGGTGACCTGGAAGCACTCTGTGATCCGGGCCCCATCGAGTTAGGCAACTACGTTTGGTTTGATTTGGACGGCGACGGTGCCCAGGACCCCTGCGAGCCTCCGGTTGCCGGCGTAATGATGAAACTATTCCGCAAGGACGATGCCGGCGTTACCCAATTGGCCACCACCACCACGAATGCCCTCGGTAACTACTCTTTCGTCGGTGATGGCCAGGACAACGCGACTTGGTCGGGCGCTGGCGCGGGTGCCAGGGTAAGTAGTACGGAGCAGTATTTCATCGCCGCCTGTGGCGATAGCTTTACGCCAGGGGATTCCACCCTGGTCGTAGGAACGACCACCTACTGCCTTACGGTGCCCAATACCGGTGCCCGCAACGATGGTGACTTAAGTGACTCGGACTTCACCGTGATGGACGTAGGGCCAAACCAATTCCCCGCCTACTGTACCGTCGGGGACGACACCAGAGGAACGAATAACAGTTTCGACCTGGGGCTGAAGCCACCTCCCTGTGAGTTGGACTTCGAAAACCTGACCGTTAATTGTACCAACGACAGCGAGTTCACCGTCTCTTTCGACCTGGATTACGACTATGACAACGCTACGGCTGCCGGGGAGCAACTCTTCATCCAGGTAAACGGAGAAGAAGTAGGGGACAGCCCCTACACCCTGATCCAGACGGCCGGGACGATCTCCGGTCTATCCTATACCTCGACGACGCCTCAGCTTGGGGTGGACGTGCGCACCTTCTTTGCGATCAACCGCGACTGTGAAATCAGCCGGGTGATTGATCTGGTAGCCTGCACCGTCCCTTGTTCCGACCCCGCCGGTGCCGGCCAGGTTGGTGGTAACGTGTTCAACGATAATAACAATAACGGTACCCAGGACGCTACGGAGTTTGGCCAGGGCAACGTCACCGTCAAAGTCTATGACTGCGCCGACATGCTGGTGTGCGAGACCTTTTCTAACGGAGACGGTGCCTGGTCTTGCGACCTGAATCCGGGGGAAGAATACCGCGTAGAATACTCCACGCCACTGCTGCCTAACCTGGAGGAAAGTTTCGCCGGTCCGGACAACGGGACCAGCGTACAGTTCGTCACCGGCGGCACCTGTGGGGCGGATTACGGAGTGCTGGACCCGGGTGAGTTCTGCAACCAGCAGGAGTTGCTCCTGGCCGTAAGTTGTTACGAATCCGGTAGTTTGCAAGGGAGCAATTCTGGTAATGCAGCCTTCATCGCCTTTGGTGCGGATGCTTCCGGGACGTCTACGGCTCCCCGCCAGGATGCTGACCTGAGTGAGGTAGGCAGTACCTGGGGTGGGGCGCACATCCCCCAAACCAGCCGGGTTTTTCTCGGAACGGTCCTTAAGCGCCATTCCGGAATCGCCGATGGCCTCGGGTATCTGTACGAATTGGATTACACCGATGTTAACTCTCCCAGCCTGACTCAAAGCCTCAACTTGGAGGGCGTAGTTCCTCAAAATCGCCCCGGTCGTGCGCTGGACTTTGGCTTCGTCTGCCGGGGCCAGAACCGCTGTGATACCTTAGCCGGAAGAACGGGCATCTTCACCGATTACCGCCTTCCGGACGATCCGCTTGACCCCAGCGTGGACCTCGACGCCTTTGACAAAGTGGGTAAAGTTGGCTTCGGCGACGTCGATTACGATGCGGCCTCCGGCTTACTCTGGATGGTCAACCTCTTCGAGCGTACCCTGCTGAGTATGGACGTAAGCGCCGCTGACCCACTGGCGACGATCAATGCCTACGAGATCAACGATGCCTTTGGCATCCCCGCCTGCCCGGGTGGCGAGCCCCGGCCCTGGGGCCTGGAGTTTGATAATGGTCTAGGGTATTTGGGCTTGGTCTGCGACGCCGCCGGTAGTCAGGACATCAGCCAGTTGGAGACCTTCATCATGCAGTTCGATCCGGCTGACCCCGGCGCCGGGTACACCACGCTGGTCCGTATCCCGATCCAGGAGGAGAACCGGGGTAAGTTTGTCGACGAACTTTTCTACCAATCGGGAGACATGAACCCCTGGGTAAATACGCTTGACGACCTGCCCGTGGATTTGCAGGATTCCCTGGCAGCGCGGGACGGATTCAACGGTGCGCTTTCCTTCAAGTTCCCGCAACCAATCATTTCGGATATTGACTTTACCCCCGACGGTGCGTTGGTGGTAAGCGTACTTGACCGTAACGCTCTGCAATTTGGCTTTCTGCAATTGACGCCCGAGTCGGGAAGTACGAGCCTGGTGAATGCTATTTCCTACGGTGATCTGTTCTGGCTCTGCCCACGCGGAGACGGTGGCTACCGGAAGGAAGCTGATGGCGCCTGTAACCCCGGCCAACCCGACGTTACCAGTCCATTTTATCAGGGAGGAAACGATTACTTTGAATTGTTAGCGGGTGATGGTTCTCAGGATAATGCTTTGGGTAGCCACATCGTCCTGAATAATGATGGTCAGGTTGTGTACAGCGTTTTTGACCCCTACCCACCCGGAACGGACGTAAGTGGATTCACTTTCCAGAATAACCCCTACATCAATACCCAGGGCATTCACTATAACAATCTGGTCAGTGGTGCCCACGAGGATTGGTACCGGATCGTTGCTCGCAACGACGCGCGCGACGACTACGGCAAGGGCCTGGGTCTAGGAGACCTCGTCGCCCTTTGTGATGCGCCCGCCATCCAGTTGGGTAACTACGTCTGGCTCGACGAAGATGAGGATGGCATTCAGGATGCCTGCGAACCTCCCATCGAGGGTATGACCGTCAAGTTGTATGCCAAACCCACCTCCCCCGCACCCGCGGCAGCGCCCGTATTACTGGCTACGACGACCACGGACGCAAACGGCAACTACTACTTCGCCGGCCGCGACGACGATCAGGCCATTTGGGAAACCGGAGTGGAAGACACCATCATCGCCGGTAACCAGTACTTCATTGCCTTTTGCGGTGATGATGGCTATAACGATGAGTCCAATATTCTTTCCGTCATGGGCCAGCTCCTCTGCATTAGCCCGACCGACGTAGTGCTTGGCGGCGACGAAAATCCTGACCTGATTGATTCGGATATTACTGAGTTGATGGTTGGCAACTTCGGCGTTTTACCCGCCTACTGTACGGTAGCGGGAGAGGCTGACACGACTAATCATACTTTTGATGCTGGTTTCAAACCCGTATTTATTTATGACCTGGCCTTACGCAAAGAACTCTCTCCCGGCCAGGCACCTGGCTTCCGTGCTGGTGATGCGGTCAGCTTTGACGTGACCATTGTCAACCAGGGAGATACGACCGCATACGGTATTCTGGTTGGGGACAGTACGTCGATTGGGCTGACCTACACCGGTTTGAGTGCCATTACCCCCGCAGGAACCGGAACGATCATTTCCGCGCGTGGATCGGTAACGGACCTGGTGGAGGATGCCGCCGCCCAAACCTTTACCATTGATTCACTGCTGGCCAACGACAGCATTGTCGTAACGGTCACTACCCAAATTGACGCTGCTGCGATCGATGCGCCTGAAAGATCGTTCGTTAACCGAGCCGAAATCCAGGAATTCTTTGAGGATGACGCGCGCACGGAAATGGCGGTCGATGACGACTCCACTCCGGACAACATCTTCAGCAACGATGGGGGCGGGGAAGTCATGACCCCCTCCGACAATAGTACCGGCGGTGACGGCACCGGCGCGCCCGGCGACGAAGACGCTACGACCGACGAAGATGATGCCGACCCCGCATCCGTCCCCGTCTACGATC carries:
- a CDS encoding sensor histidine kinase; translation: MRNRPVLSYSLLLLALFLGTCASAQTEDKRADLSLLGKRLSKEVPGSDAAAAVLDTIRQVSEELGTDFSKAYYLEQRVIANQHKMDTAEMRQILEEALALYEKDADDSGRARVYGRLGYVGFRSRNYLMVYEMAAEQLKAAKLAKDDQQIGTALGNLGLSSKLIGNKPQARRYYLESIEHAKRTSDTISMVKSYHNLGNLHPGKDPAQIDSSLMYGKLATDLLLVFNPNDHDMLARRYGADGRAYIRRGDLVRGREMIERSLEMYRKAGDPLYVFGETHYLGRVNRKLGNLKEAGRLLFDAAEQLKSVPRADPSYLYSELGLYYREIEQADSTAKYMGMYADAIRDQSKDKQAAKIASLETKFRTQEQRAEIERLALEDELNEVRITRQRQWLVLAGLAVILISLLAYRLLRQRKRIAAQNDQISLALGQKEMLIREIHHRVKNNLQLVSSLLSLQSRYLEDEGAVAALKMGNSRVRSMALIHQRLYLEDEVNTRVNAKDYFEKLADELVGNLSGPGRDLSLSVRVENLDLDIDTIIPLGLIANELLTNALKYAWAEGQPGHLVLALSQVPGEDQLRLIVEDDGVGIKGDPVENPSSFGYLLISSLVGQLEGKIEVNSEGGGTSVVVTAPRAV
- a CDS encoding response regulator transcription factor, producing MERTVKSILIVEDEAIIALEIELALRQLGYRVVGKAANGDKALDLLASTNPDLVLLDIDIKGTLNGVDLARIIRSNYHFPFVFLTALSDRATLNSLRDTLPYGYIVKPFNESDLYTTIEIALDKFKAEHQPSFPSREALNSQLPEPLSEREYEVLRHIDEGYAYREIADRLFVSVNTIKHHQKSLFAKMQLHSRHQVSHYLRNLDSSI
- the katG gene encoding catalase/peroxidase HPI; translation: MESPHGDKGAQNTNVWNMNDSSRCPFLGGQHNQAAGGGTTNTQWWPNALKVGVLRQHAVESNPVGPDFNYAEEFKTLDLAAVKKDLADLMTDSQDWWPADYGHYGPFFIRMAWHAAGTYRIADGRGGAGSGDQRFAPLNSWPDNANLDKARLLLWPIKQKYGQKLSWADLLVLTGNVALETMNFKPFGFGGGREDIWEPAQDVYWGSETEWLGNDERYANGTLEQPLAAAHMGLIYVNPEGPNGNPDPEASAKDIRETFGRMAMNDYETVALIAGGHTFGKTHGAADPEKYVGKEPAGAPMAEMSTGWKNNFESGAGEHTITSGLEGAWTTKPAEWTHDYFTHLFKYEWEKYKSPAGAWQWRPVDGGGAGTVPDAHIEGKTHQPFMLTTDLALRVDPEYNKISRHFLENPEEFADAFARAWFKLMHRDMGPKDRYLGPEVPEETLLWQDPVPAVDHELINDADATELKRRILAAGLTNSQLISTAWASASTFRGSDKRGGANGARVALLPQKNWEVNNPSQLATVLDTLEGVRKEFNGAQSGGKQISLADTIVLAGAAGLEAAAKEGGFDIEVPFTPGRTDATQEMTDVESFNALEPMADGFRNYFGAKNTRAKDEQMLIDKANLLQLTAPQMTALLGGLRVLNTNWDGSSHGVFTEKPGVLSTDFFVNVLDLGTRWSATSADEKVFEGRDRKSGDVLWTGTRADLIFGSNTELRALAEVYAASDGKARFANDFVTAWNKVMMGDRFDLA